One genomic region from Pyxicephalus adspersus chromosome 1, UCB_Pads_2.0, whole genome shotgun sequence encodes:
- the MZT1 gene encoding mitotic-spindle organizing protein 1, producing MASAPVSVSAMRETMDVLLEISRLLNTGLDMETLSICVRLCEQGINPEALSSVIKELRRATEAMKASENMTN from the exons ATGGCGAGCGCGCCAGTCAGTGTCAGCGCTATGCGGGAGACTATGGATG tgCTGCTTGAAATCTCCAGACTTCTGAACACAGGTTTGGATATGGAGACTCTGTCGATTTGTGTAAGACTATGTGAGCAAGGGATTAATCCAGAAGCTTTGTCTTCGGTTATAAAAGAGCTTCGTAGAGCGACAGAGGCAATGAAG GCATCAGAGAACATGACAAATTAA
- the BORA gene encoding protein aurora borealis isoform X1, with protein MARSGCLLSEMGDVPAQVTPETPGRSGVLNPFESPNDYSSLNEPFVLSPTVFKAAKSSATPHQFKWSIDQLAAIYPVDIDPEDIHRQALYLSRARTDKEIEDRRQKAIEEFFTKRVIVPSPWTQHEGKQASQFHSTKCVDLNYESPLAREQTVATGKNTVACQTQLSLPTDFNLERILGEYFKTEDHADQSQESLSSSSLRRKLFLDGQVSGSECSSPSSPPAGTFDAPPASLGVLCSIDLSPVRCRSPIQTPSSGQFSSSPIQGGRRAYSLGSIASPMFLEKSPPRSLSPAFSPISTDVGKTPMAEQRRLSFLSPDTLSASNSMVNSCSRSPLIEGCSPIKSVFDRSSHACRDSAQYRTAIPFSTEHLEEEKENSPPAHVSSPDGSIVLQLHNLDTTFPDAHTMRPLATVQSRLCKGIEDDLKDNDTVEMVDPGELEDDQIWIKAAPVTDNTPVTSFMTGNTFSVETSHMCMSPLAESSVIPGDSSSIQVDSGYTTQTCGSSLMDVINGEGMYKESDVQISEIQNASQHGKTKDFSVLEFQGYKPFDAQSPELEYPPHKTSHKMQPALYSGTWKHNGDRRFTRLHKNARLQNFQQSMD; from the exons ATGGCGAGGTCTG GTTGCCTCCTTTCTGAAATGGGTGATGTTCCTGCTCAGGTAACACCAGAAACTCCGGGTCGTTCAGGAGTCCTTAACCCGTTTGAGAGTCCAAATGACTATAGCAGCCTTAATGAGCCTTTTGTTTTGAGTCCGACTGTGTTCAAAGCAGCAAAGTCCTCAGCG ACTCCACATCAGTTTAAATGGTCAATAGATCAGCTTGCTGCGATATACCCCGTTGACATTGATCCTGAGGATATACATCGCCAGGCTCTATATTTGAGCCGTGCTAG GACCGATAAGGAAATAGAAGACAGAAGACAAAAAGCTATTGAAGAG TTTTTTACAAAAAGGGTAATTGTACCTTCACCTTGGACCCAGCATGAAGGGAAACAAGCTTCTCAGTTTCATTCAACAAAAT gtgttgaCCTTAATTATGAATCTCCTCTTGCAAGAGAACAAACTGTAGCAACTGGAAAGAACACAG ttGCGTGTCAGACACAATTGTCACTACCAACAGACTTTAATCTTGAGCGAATACTAG gaGAGTACTTTAAAACAGAAGACCATGCAGATCAGTCACAGGAAAGCTTGAGCTCCTCTTCACTTCGAAGAAAGTTGTTTTTAGATGGACAAGTCAGTGGTTCAGAATGTTCTTCACCCTCCTCTCCACCGGCAGGCACATTTGATGCTCCCCCAGCCTCTCTGGGAGTTCTTTGCTCAATTGATCTGTCTCCTGTCCGATGCAGAAGTCCTATACAAACTCCCAGCTCG GGACAGTTTTCTTCAAGTCCAATTCAAGGTGGACGAAGAGCTTACAGCCTTGGAAGTATAGCAAGCCCCATGTTCCTTGAAAAGTCACCTCCCAGAAGCTTGTCACCAGCATTCTCTCCCATATCAACAGACGTAGGAAAGACACCAATGGCTG AACAGAGGAGGCTTTCATTCCTATCCCCAGATACCCTCTCTGCTTCAAACTCAATGGTCAATTCATGTTCCAGAAGCCCATTAATTGAAGGATGCTCTCCAATCAAGAGTGTGTTTGACAGAAGTTCCCATGCTTGTAGGGACAGCGCACAGTATCGGACTGCTATACCATTCTCAACTGAACATTtggaggaggagaaagaaaacTCCCCTCCTGCTCATGTCTCCTCACCTGACGGCAGTATTGTTTTACAGTTACATAATCTGGATACCACTTTCCCTGATGCACACACCATGCGCCCACTGGCTACTGTACAGTCAAGATTATGTAAAGGAATTGAAGATGATTTGAAAGACAATGATACTGTAGAAATGGTGGATCCCGGGGAACTTGAAGATGATCAAATTTGGATTAAAGCTGCTCCAGTAACAGATAACACACCAGTGACTAGTTTTATGACTGGAAATACATTTAGCGTGGAGACATCTCACATGTGCATGTCGCCTTTAGCGGAGAGCAGTGTCATTCCTGGCGATAGCAGCAGCATTCAG GTGGACAGTGGGTATACTACACAAACATGTGGATCCAGTTTAATGGATGTAATCAATGGAGAAGGCATGTACAAAGAAAGTGATGTACAAATTTCTGAAATTCAGAATGCATCTCAGCATGGCAAAACAAAG GATTTTTCAGTATTGGAATTTCAGGGGTATAAACCATTTGATGCCCAGTCTCCAGAATTAGAATATCCCCCTCATAAAACAAGTCATAAAATGCAACCAGCACTTTACTCTGGAACCTGGAAACACAACGGAGATCGTCGGTTTACCAGACTTCATAAAAATG cacgTCTTCAAAACTTCCAACAAAGCATGGACTGA
- the BORA gene encoding protein aurora borealis isoform X2 — translation MGDVPAQVTPETPGRSGVLNPFESPNDYSSLNEPFVLSPTVFKAAKSSATPHQFKWSIDQLAAIYPVDIDPEDIHRQALYLSRARTDKEIEDRRQKAIEEFFTKRVIVPSPWTQHEGKQASQFHSTKCVDLNYESPLAREQTVATGKNTVACQTQLSLPTDFNLERILGEYFKTEDHADQSQESLSSSSLRRKLFLDGQVSGSECSSPSSPPAGTFDAPPASLGVLCSIDLSPVRCRSPIQTPSSGQFSSSPIQGGRRAYSLGSIASPMFLEKSPPRSLSPAFSPISTDVGKTPMAEQRRLSFLSPDTLSASNSMVNSCSRSPLIEGCSPIKSVFDRSSHACRDSAQYRTAIPFSTEHLEEEKENSPPAHVSSPDGSIVLQLHNLDTTFPDAHTMRPLATVQSRLCKGIEDDLKDNDTVEMVDPGELEDDQIWIKAAPVTDNTPVTSFMTGNTFSVETSHMCMSPLAESSVIPGDSSSIQVDSGYTTQTCGSSLMDVINGEGMYKESDVQISEIQNASQHGKTKDFSVLEFQGYKPFDAQSPELEYPPHKTSHKMQPALYSGTWKHNGDRRFTRLHKNARLQNFQQSMD, via the exons ATGGGTGATGTTCCTGCTCAGGTAACACCAGAAACTCCGGGTCGTTCAGGAGTCCTTAACCCGTTTGAGAGTCCAAATGACTATAGCAGCCTTAATGAGCCTTTTGTTTTGAGTCCGACTGTGTTCAAAGCAGCAAAGTCCTCAGCG ACTCCACATCAGTTTAAATGGTCAATAGATCAGCTTGCTGCGATATACCCCGTTGACATTGATCCTGAGGATATACATCGCCAGGCTCTATATTTGAGCCGTGCTAG GACCGATAAGGAAATAGAAGACAGAAGACAAAAAGCTATTGAAGAG TTTTTTACAAAAAGGGTAATTGTACCTTCACCTTGGACCCAGCATGAAGGGAAACAAGCTTCTCAGTTTCATTCAACAAAAT gtgttgaCCTTAATTATGAATCTCCTCTTGCAAGAGAACAAACTGTAGCAACTGGAAAGAACACAG ttGCGTGTCAGACACAATTGTCACTACCAACAGACTTTAATCTTGAGCGAATACTAG gaGAGTACTTTAAAACAGAAGACCATGCAGATCAGTCACAGGAAAGCTTGAGCTCCTCTTCACTTCGAAGAAAGTTGTTTTTAGATGGACAAGTCAGTGGTTCAGAATGTTCTTCACCCTCCTCTCCACCGGCAGGCACATTTGATGCTCCCCCAGCCTCTCTGGGAGTTCTTTGCTCAATTGATCTGTCTCCTGTCCGATGCAGAAGTCCTATACAAACTCCCAGCTCG GGACAGTTTTCTTCAAGTCCAATTCAAGGTGGACGAAGAGCTTACAGCCTTGGAAGTATAGCAAGCCCCATGTTCCTTGAAAAGTCACCTCCCAGAAGCTTGTCACCAGCATTCTCTCCCATATCAACAGACGTAGGAAAGACACCAATGGCTG AACAGAGGAGGCTTTCATTCCTATCCCCAGATACCCTCTCTGCTTCAAACTCAATGGTCAATTCATGTTCCAGAAGCCCATTAATTGAAGGATGCTCTCCAATCAAGAGTGTGTTTGACAGAAGTTCCCATGCTTGTAGGGACAGCGCACAGTATCGGACTGCTATACCATTCTCAACTGAACATTtggaggaggagaaagaaaacTCCCCTCCTGCTCATGTCTCCTCACCTGACGGCAGTATTGTTTTACAGTTACATAATCTGGATACCACTTTCCCTGATGCACACACCATGCGCCCACTGGCTACTGTACAGTCAAGATTATGTAAAGGAATTGAAGATGATTTGAAAGACAATGATACTGTAGAAATGGTGGATCCCGGGGAACTTGAAGATGATCAAATTTGGATTAAAGCTGCTCCAGTAACAGATAACACACCAGTGACTAGTTTTATGACTGGAAATACATTTAGCGTGGAGACATCTCACATGTGCATGTCGCCTTTAGCGGAGAGCAGTGTCATTCCTGGCGATAGCAGCAGCATTCAG GTGGACAGTGGGTATACTACACAAACATGTGGATCCAGTTTAATGGATGTAATCAATGGAGAAGGCATGTACAAAGAAAGTGATGTACAAATTTCTGAAATTCAGAATGCATCTCAGCATGGCAAAACAAAG GATTTTTCAGTATTGGAATTTCAGGGGTATAAACCATTTGATGCCCAGTCTCCAGAATTAGAATATCCCCCTCATAAAACAAGTCATAAAATGCAACCAGCACTTTACTCTGGAACCTGGAAACACAACGGAGATCGTCGGTTTACCAGACTTCATAAAAATG cacgTCTTCAAAACTTCCAACAAAGCATGGACTGA